A DNA window from Brassica napus cultivar Da-Ae chromosome C1, Da-Ae, whole genome shotgun sequence contains the following coding sequences:
- the LOC106433623 gene encoding LOW QUALITY PROTEIN: uncharacterized protein LOC106433623 (The sequence of the model RefSeq protein was modified relative to this genomic sequence to represent the inferred CDS: deleted 1 base in 1 codon; substituted 1 base at 1 genomic stop codon) has protein sequence MCMFCGLYSWSLTHTLSNPNNKNSIHYXCVLSFWFSEFIYGMFMLKDETNEKLVSDMIHIYVFSHLYIII, from the exons ATGTGCATGTTCTGTGGTCTATACTCGTGGAGTCTCACCCACACACTTAGCAACCCAAACAATAAAAACTCCATTCATTATTGATGCGTA CTTTCGTTTTGGTTCAGCGAGTTTATATATGGAATGTTCATGCTCAAGGACGAAACAAATGAGAAACTTGTTAGCGACAtgattcatatatatgttttctctcACTtgtacataataatataa